A genome region from Vallitalea okinawensis includes the following:
- a CDS encoding sensor histidine kinase has protein sequence MLKRKQMKIRYQYLIAILITTVIYLLILQSVNYFYTSSIIKEKLITLSNQNLEQIGSRIDTVIEDMIIASNAIVLDDSIIDILLDEEEAFFVKMRQVESKVGKVEAANLYPYTVEITLIDFNENVYTTGDLEKYRYDKLVQEDWYMEALDSNGYFLWIGPTRSVFNDYTDANGMTLVRLIRKDYYQPCGVLVIHLYNEKKVKHILRSDEELDGTRRLLLNENGEVILSSGSFEDIKDYANELMQYIPSDGTKPVDIKDENVFISTQSIPKTQWTLVQTIPYDSIMSDEIGFRNFFIFINILFFLIIGVITYFISGQLTKSHRQLSKLMQRVEEGDFAVKSNITGSYEVNMLSSSFNAMIDKINDLIQKIKIESELRQKVKLEALQAQINPHFLLNTLNGIKWLCIIEEAKTAEGMLRDLGVLLEGIMGKYNEFITIEEERKCLESYIRLQKMRYGNIFTVEFDIPEKYAHIKIPVLLLQPIIENSILYAFEDKEDVGLITVRIREEDAYIVIEIRDNGIGFDSKVLTSGIDKQPRENYSSIGIKNVEERIKLYYGDDCSLTIHSMKNQGTTVTIRIKDKLMIEKP, from the coding sequence ATGTTGAAAAGAAAACAGATGAAAATTAGATATCAATATTTAATAGCTATTTTAATTACAACAGTTATCTACCTTCTCATTCTTCAAAGTGTTAACTATTTCTATACAAGTAGTATTATCAAAGAGAAGCTGATCACTTTATCCAATCAGAACTTAGAACAGATAGGCAGTCGTATTGATACTGTTATTGAGGATATGATAATAGCTTCAAATGCCATCGTATTGGATGATTCCATTATTGATATTCTTCTCGATGAAGAAGAAGCTTTTTTTGTTAAGATGAGACAAGTGGAATCAAAAGTTGGTAAGGTAGAAGCAGCTAACTTATATCCTTATACAGTTGAAATCACACTTATTGATTTTAATGAGAATGTCTATACGACTGGTGATCTTGAAAAGTATAGGTATGATAAACTGGTTCAGGAAGATTGGTATATGGAAGCATTGGACTCTAACGGATACTTTTTATGGATAGGTCCTACAAGAAGTGTCTTTAATGACTATACAGATGCCAATGGTATGACACTAGTTAGATTAATTCGAAAAGATTATTATCAGCCTTGTGGTGTATTAGTTATTCATTTATATAATGAAAAGAAAGTGAAACATATTTTAAGATCCGATGAAGAGCTAGATGGAACACGTCGATTATTATTGAATGAGAATGGAGAAGTTATCTTAAGTTCAGGCTCTTTTGAAGATATAAAAGACTATGCCAATGAGTTAATGCAATACATTCCTAGTGATGGCACGAAGCCCGTTGATATTAAGGATGAAAATGTGTTTATTTCCACTCAGTCCATACCTAAAACCCAATGGACTTTGGTTCAAACCATTCCTTATGATTCAATAATGAGTGATGAAATAGGTTTTAGAAATTTCTTTATTTTCATCAATATACTCTTCTTTTTAATCATAGGTGTTATTACCTATTTTATATCAGGACAATTGACAAAATCACATCGTCAATTAAGTAAGTTAATGCAACGAGTTGAGGAAGGAGACTTTGCTGTTAAATCCAATATTACAGGCAGTTATGAAGTTAATATGTTAAGCTCTAGCTTTAATGCTATGATTGATAAAATTAATGATCTTATACAAAAAATCAAAATAGAGTCAGAACTTAGACAGAAGGTTAAATTAGAGGCTTTACAAGCCCAAATCAATCCTCACTTCTTATTGAATACATTAAATGGGATTAAGTGGCTGTGTATAATCGAAGAAGCCAAAACAGCAGAGGGGATGTTGCGTGATCTAGGAGTTCTTCTAGAAGGAATTATGGGTAAGTACAATGAATTCATTACCATTGAAGAAGAAAGAAAATGTCTGGAAAGCTATATTCGACTACAGAAGATGAGGTACGGTAATATCTTTACTGTGGAGTTTGATATTCCTGAAAAGTATGCTCATATTAAGATCCCAGTGCTCCTCTTACAGCCCATTATAGAAAATAGCATTCTATATGCATTTGAAGATAAAGAAGATGTAGGTCTTATTACTGTACGAATTAGAGAAGAGGATGCCTATATTGTCATAGAGATTAGGGACAATGGTATTGGTTTTGATAGTAAAGTGTTAACTAGTGGAATAGATAAACAACCAAGAGAAAATTACAGTTCAATAGGTATTAAGAATGTAGAGGAACGCATTAAACTCTATTATGGTGATGACTGTAGTCTTACAATACATTCAATGAAGAATCAAGGAACCACAGTGACAATTCGGATTAAAGATAAGTTGATGATTGAAAAACCTTAA
- a CDS encoding response regulator transcription factor yields MRVLIVDDEVLVRKGISMGIKWDDLGFKEVHESRNGLEALEYAKEHYPHLVITDIKMPKMDGHELIEQLKIYCPDTIVIVLSCINDMDSVRKAMKFGGAVDYIPKLSISTEDLADIVKKCKKQMKPIDRNGDAGTKEGKTTQKKVYLTKEREQRLKEAIGTQNNEAAKKVIQIIFDDLSENSASVDRFKEWHELISILSGSIKKIGGNINELKMNNLNIYDYFNGCKNLYEMKERFFALLDRYFNYIEEYQLKRYGEEIGKTIQYLHLHYKDAIKLNEVAQHIGINDTYLCKLFKKETGKNFTDYLNEIRIQKAKELLVESNEPIYAIAELVGYNSESYFSRTFKKIENMSPKAYRRSHK; encoded by the coding sequence ATGAGGGTGTTAATAGTTGATGATGAAGTATTAGTAAGAAAAGGGATATCCATGGGCATCAAATGGGATGATCTAGGTTTTAAGGAAGTTCATGAATCTAGAAATGGTCTTGAAGCTTTGGAATATGCCAAAGAACATTATCCACATCTGGTTATAACAGATATAAAAATGCCTAAGATGGATGGACATGAATTAATTGAACAACTGAAAATATATTGTCCGGATACCATTGTTATTGTTTTAAGCTGTATCAATGATATGGATTCAGTAAGAAAAGCTATGAAGTTTGGTGGCGCAGTTGATTATATCCCTAAGTTGTCTATTTCAACTGAAGATTTAGCAGATATAGTTAAAAAGTGCAAGAAACAGATGAAGCCAATAGATCGTAATGGTGATGCTGGGACGAAAGAAGGAAAGACTACTCAAAAGAAAGTCTATTTAACAAAAGAACGTGAACAAAGGTTGAAGGAAGCTATAGGTACTCAAAATAATGAGGCTGCTAAAAAGGTCATTCAAATTATTTTTGATGATCTTAGTGAAAATAGTGCATCTGTAGATCGATTTAAGGAATGGCATGAATTGATTTCCATATTAAGTGGAAGCATTAAAAAAATAGGTGGTAACATCAACGAGCTGAAAATGAATAATCTTAATATTTATGACTATTTTAACGGTTGTAAGAATCTTTATGAGATGAAGGAACGTTTTTTTGCTTTATTAGATAGGTACTTTAACTATATTGAGGAATATCAATTAAAACGCTATGGAGAGGAAATAGGAAAAACAATACAGTATCTTCATTTACATTATAAGGATGCCATTAAACTCAATGAAGTGGCTCAGCACATTGGCATTAATGATACTTATTTATGTAAGCTGTTTAAAAAAGAAACTGGCAAGAATTTTACAGATTATTTAAATGAAATCCGTATTCAAAAAGCTAAGGAACTTTTAGTCGAAAGCAATGAACCCATTTATGCCATTGCAGAATTGGTTGGTTATAATAGTGAGAGCTATTTTAGTAGAACATTTAAAAAAATAGAAAATATGAGCCCAAAAGCTTATAGAAGAAGTCATAAATAG